In Verrucomicrobiota bacterium, the following proteins share a genomic window:
- a CDS encoding valine--pyruvate transaminase: MSIDLSSFGQWYARPSGIGDLMDDLGQALATGRSDLLMLGGGNPALIPEVVATWKRRMETLVADDQALARVLGIYDPPQGNPGFLETLAGFLSQEYGRPVGVENLAITHGAQTAFYYLFNALAGENGNQILFPITPEYIGYAEQGLQGRLFRSALPRIEELDDHTFKYRIDFENLPLDEGTAALCVSRPTNPSGNVLTDGEMERLASLARERGIPLLIDNAYGLPFPGAVFTQAAPHWDEHTILTLSLSKLGLPGTRTGIVVGPPKIIRLVSSLNAVVGLANNNLGQALTQPLFADGTIARLSREIIQPYYRAKAEAASAILRSALPGDLPWTLHSSEGAFFLWLRCRDLPISSQALYQRLKARGVLVVPGESFFYNLPREHRAWRHRKECLRISFAMEDAVVEEGLARLAKEVTNAYRQA, translated from the coding sequence GTGTCCATCGACCTCAGTTCCTTCGGCCAATGGTATGCCCGCCCTAGCGGCATCGGAGACCTGATGGACGACCTCGGTCAAGCGCTGGCCACAGGCCGCTCCGACCTGCTCATGCTCGGAGGCGGGAACCCAGCCCTCATCCCGGAAGTGGTGGCCACCTGGAAGCGGCGCATGGAGACGCTGGTGGCCGACGACCAAGCGCTGGCCCGCGTTCTCGGCATCTACGACCCGCCCCAGGGGAATCCAGGCTTTCTGGAAACCTTAGCCGGCTTTCTGAGCCAGGAATATGGCCGGCCGGTGGGGGTGGAAAACCTCGCGATCACTCACGGCGCCCAAACGGCCTTCTACTACCTCTTCAATGCGCTGGCTGGTGAGAACGGGAACCAAATCCTCTTTCCCATCACCCCCGAATACATCGGCTACGCCGAGCAGGGCTTGCAGGGGCGGCTCTTCCGGAGCGCGCTGCCCCGGATCGAAGAACTCGATGACCACACCTTCAAATACCGGATCGACTTCGAGAACCTCCCGCTCGACGAAGGCACCGCCGCCCTCTGCGTCTCTCGACCCACCAACCCCAGTGGAAACGTCCTGACCGATGGAGAAATGGAGCGGCTGGCCTCTCTCGCGCGCGAACGTGGTATCCCTCTCCTGATCGACAACGCCTACGGCCTACCCTTCCCGGGCGCCGTCTTCACCCAGGCCGCGCCCCATTGGGACGAACACACCATCCTCACCCTCAGCCTGAGCAAGCTGGGGCTGCCGGGCACACGCACGGGCATCGTGGTAGGTCCTCCGAAAATCATCCGCCTCGTCTCCTCCCTGAACGCCGTGGTGGGCTTGGCGAACAACAACCTCGGCCAAGCCCTCACCCAACCCCTCTTCGCCGATGGCACCATCGCCCGCCTCAGCCGGGAAATCATTCAGCCCTACTATCGCGCCAAAGCCGAAGCGGCCTCCGCCATCCTGCGCAGCGCCCTCCCGGGCGATCTCCCCTGGACGCTTCACTCCAGCGAAGGGGCCTTTTTTCTCTGGCTGCGCTGCCGCGATCTCCCCATCAGCAGCCAAGCTCTCTACCAACGGCTGAAAGCCCGAGGCGTCCTCGTCGTCCCGGGAGAGTCGTTCTTTTACAATCTGCCCCGGGAACACCGCGCTTGGCGTCACCGGAAGGAATGCCTCCGGATCAGCTTTGCGATGGAAGACGCCGTGGTGGAAGAAGGCCTCGCGCGTCTGGCGAAGGAGGTCACGAATGCTTATCGACAAGCCTAG
- a CDS encoding GTP-binding protein: MSAEDTTGYLDMDLLRFTTAGSVDDGKSTLIGRLLYDSKNIFEDQIEAVERTSKNRGDENVNLALLTDGLKAEREQGITIDVAYRYFATPKRKFIIADTPGHIQYTRNMVTGASTADLAIILVDARHGVVEQTCRHAFIANLLRIQHVAICINKMDLVDHSQEAYQQIVDDFKQFATRLSNLVDMTFIPISALHGDNVVDKSENMPWYQGPSLLYHLENVYVGGSENHVEARFPVQWVIRPMSDKWHDFRGYAGRVAGGVFKPGDEVMVLPSGFSTTIKGIHTQDGDLPEAYAPLSCAITLNDEIDISRGDMIVKKNNPPEVTQDVEAMICWFAEDKKLIPRNRYLLRHTSREVKAVVREIDYKVDINTLHKIENDPEFSLNEIGRIKLRTSAPIFLDRYNRNRKCGAFVLIDEMTNNTVAAGMVV, translated from the coding sequence ATGAGTGCTGAAGACACGACCGGTTACCTCGACATGGACTTGCTGCGGTTCACGACCGCGGGGAGCGTCGATGATGGAAAGAGCACCCTCATTGGGCGCTTGCTTTACGACTCCAAAAATATCTTTGAGGACCAGATCGAAGCCGTCGAGCGCACCTCCAAAAACCGGGGCGATGAGAACGTCAACCTGGCGCTCTTGACCGATGGGCTGAAAGCGGAGCGCGAACAGGGCATCACGATCGACGTGGCCTACCGCTACTTCGCCACTCCCAAGCGCAAATTCATCATCGCCGACACGCCCGGCCACATCCAATACACCCGCAATATGGTGACTGGGGCCTCCACGGCCGACCTCGCCATCATCCTGGTGGATGCTCGGCACGGCGTCGTCGAGCAGACCTGCCGCCATGCCTTCATCGCCAACCTTTTGCGCATCCAGCACGTGGCCATCTGTATCAACAAGATGGACTTGGTGGACCACAGCCAAGAGGCCTACCAACAAATCGTAGACGACTTCAAGCAGTTCGCCACCCGCTTGAGCAACCTGGTGGACATGACCTTCATTCCCATCAGCGCGTTGCACGGGGACAACGTCGTCGACAAGTCTGAGAACATGCCTTGGTATCAAGGCCCCAGCCTTCTCTATCACTTGGAAAACGTCTACGTGGGCGGCTCCGAGAACCATGTGGAAGCTCGTTTTCCAGTCCAGTGGGTCATCCGCCCCATGTCGGACAAATGGCATGACTTTCGAGGCTATGCCGGACGCGTGGCCGGTGGGGTCTTCAAGCCGGGGGATGAGGTCATGGTGCTGCCGAGTGGCTTCAGCACCACGATCAAAGGCATCCATACCCAGGACGGCGATCTTCCAGAGGCCTACGCGCCGCTCTCGTGCGCGATCACGCTGAACGATGAGATCGATATCAGCCGGGGCGACATGATCGTGAAGAAGAACAATCCGCCGGAGGTCACCCAAGACGTCGAGGCCATGATCTGCTGGTTCGCAGAGGACAAAAAGCTCATCCCGCGAAACCGCTATCTCCTCCGCCACACCTCCCGGGAAGTGAAAGCGGTCGTGCGGGAGATCGATTACAAGGTCGACATCAACACCCTCCACAAAATCGAGAACGATCCCGAATTCTCCCTCAATGAAATCGGACGCATCAAGCTGCGGACCTCGGCGCCGATCTTTCTTGATCGTTACAATCGCAATCGCAAGTGCGGCGCCTTTGTCCTCATCGATGAGATGACCAACAACACCGTGGCGGCCGGGATGGTGGTTTGA
- a CDS encoding prepilin-type N-terminal cleavage/methylation domain-containing protein — MSWCRNGFTLLEILVVVTLIGVLSGLGAMGFQKVREGARKAECISGLRQLGAATELYKADHGGDYFPYVQYTEEGRTWFFGFEPRNRSAEGDRALDRTLGPLFDYLQEVGEVEICPSFRYDAEHFSPKFAGASFGYGYNWWLGGKWRGQPVVSQFRIEDPARTIVFGDCAQVKPFGGQGIEEFYIIDEREVTVHFRHNKKANFLFADGHIESFSPYPGTIDSRSQEELIGRITPVGSTKYLGHGDD; from the coding sequence ATGAGCTGGTGCCGAAACGGCTTCACGCTTCTGGAAATCTTGGTGGTCGTCACCCTCATCGGCGTGCTCTCCGGTCTGGGTGCCATGGGCTTCCAGAAAGTCCGGGAGGGCGCTCGCAAGGCCGAGTGCATCTCGGGATTGCGTCAGCTGGGAGCGGCCACCGAACTCTACAAGGCGGACCACGGGGGCGACTACTTTCCCTATGTGCAATACACCGAGGAAGGCCGCACTTGGTTCTTCGGCTTCGAACCTCGTAACCGATCGGCGGAAGGGGACCGCGCCTTGGACCGGACGCTTGGCCCCCTCTTCGACTACCTCCAGGAGGTCGGGGAGGTCGAGATCTGCCCCAGCTTTCGCTATGACGCGGAGCACTTCTCGCCCAAATTCGCAGGGGCCAGCTTCGGCTATGGCTACAACTGGTGGCTGGGTGGGAAGTGGCGAGGGCAACCGGTCGTCAGCCAGTTCCGGATCGAGGATCCCGCTCGCACCATTGTTTTCGGCGATTGCGCCCAGGTGAAGCCCTTCGGCGGCCAGGGAATCGAGGAGTTCTACATCATCGACGAGCGGGAAGTAACCGTCCACTTTCGCCACAACAAGAAAGCCAACTTCCTCTTCGCCGATGGCCACATCGAAAGCTTCTCTCCCTACCCGGGGACCATCGACTCCCGTTCCCAGGAAGAACTCATCGGACGGATCACCCCAGTTGGCAGCACGAAATACTTAGGCCACGGCGACGACTGA
- the cysD gene encoding sulfate adenylyltransferase subunit CysD, translating to MKDYTVNHLKQLESEAIYVLRETAAQFEKPALLFSGGKDSIVMAWLAYKAFYPSKLPFPLVHVDTGHNFPETMEFRDRFVEKIGAHLVVGLVQDSIDQGRVVEEKGVHASRNGLQTVTLLDTIEDHGYDAALGGGRRDEEKARAKERFFSHRTEFGEWDPKNQRPELWNLFNGRKHHGEHFRVFPLSNWTEMDIWQYIKAEGIDLPLLYFAHEREVFLRNGALLGVSDFTQPQPEEEIVKKMVRFRTIGDMTCTGAVESTAASLDDIIQEVAEARQTERGTRADDKRSETAMEDRKKQGYF from the coding sequence ATGAAAGACTACACGGTCAATCACCTGAAACAGCTGGAGAGCGAGGCCATCTATGTTCTGCGGGAAACGGCCGCCCAGTTCGAGAAGCCAGCTCTTCTTTTTTCAGGCGGGAAGGACTCCATCGTGATGGCTTGGTTGGCTTACAAGGCCTTCTACCCCTCGAAACTCCCCTTCCCTTTGGTCCACGTGGACACCGGTCACAACTTCCCCGAGACGATGGAATTTCGGGATCGTTTCGTCGAAAAGATCGGCGCCCATCTCGTGGTGGGCCTGGTGCAGGACAGCATTGACCAAGGGCGGGTGGTGGAAGAGAAGGGAGTGCATGCCAGCCGCAACGGCCTCCAAACGGTGACTCTGCTCGACACCATCGAGGACCATGGGTATGACGCGGCTCTCGGCGGGGGGCGTCGGGATGAAGAAAAGGCGCGGGCCAAGGAACGGTTCTTTTCACATCGGACCGAGTTCGGCGAATGGGATCCCAAAAACCAGCGGCCGGAACTCTGGAATCTTTTCAATGGGCGTAAGCACCATGGGGAGCACTTCCGGGTCTTTCCGCTGTCCAATTGGACCGAGATGGATATTTGGCAATACATCAAGGCCGAGGGAATCGATTTGCCCCTGCTCTACTTCGCTCATGAGCGGGAGGTCTTTCTCCGCAATGGAGCGCTCTTAGGGGTGAGCGACTTCACCCAACCGCAGCCCGAAGAAGAGATCGTCAAGAAGATGGTCCGCTTTCGCACCATTGGGGACATGACCTGCACCGGGGCAGTCGAATCCACGGCGGCCTCCCTCGATGACATCATTCAAGAAGTGGCCGAAGCGCGGCAGACCGAGCGGGGCACGCGCGCCGACGACAAGCGCTCCGAGACCGCCATGGAGGACCGCAAAAAACAGGGCTATTTCTGA
- the cysC gene encoding adenylyl-sulfate kinase, giving the protein MSQDNLHPVFSRLVARESKESLLGQRGRVFWFTGMSGSGKSTLAIALEHRLREAGRLTKLLDGDNIRSGLNQNLGFSDEDRAENIRRIAEVAKLFAQAGVITLASFITPQAAHRAEVSRILGPEDCHHIYVKASFEACAERDVKGLYAKAAAGGVAQFTGKDSAFEEPLAPDLVIETETETEEVSLEKLFAFVWPRVQSRA; this is encoded by the coding sequence TTGAGCCAAGACAATCTTCATCCCGTTTTCTCGCGCCTGGTGGCGAGAGAGTCGAAAGAGTCCCTCCTCGGCCAGAGGGGACGGGTTTTTTGGTTCACGGGGATGTCCGGTTCCGGGAAGTCGACCTTGGCGATTGCCCTCGAACACCGGCTGCGGGAGGCGGGTCGTCTCACGAAGCTTTTGGATGGCGACAACATCCGCTCCGGCCTCAATCAAAATCTCGGTTTCAGCGATGAAGACCGCGCTGAGAACATCCGACGGATCGCGGAAGTAGCCAAGCTCTTTGCCCAAGCGGGCGTCATCACCTTGGCCTCTTTCATCACGCCCCAAGCCGCCCACCGCGCCGAGGTCAGCCGCATCCTTGGCCCGGAGGATTGCCACCACATCTATGTGAAAGCCTCCTTTGAGGCCTGCGCTGAGCGCGATGTCAAAGGGCTCTACGCCAAGGCGGCCGCCGGAGGGGTGGCCCAATTTACGGGCAAGGATTCGGCTTTCGAAGAGCCCCTCGCTCCCGACCTCGTCATTGAGACGGAGACGGAAACCGAGGAAGTGTCGCTCGAAAAGTTGTTTGCATTCGTTTGGCCTCGCGTCCAAAGCAGGGCCTGA